One part of the Candidatus Flexicrinis affinis genome encodes these proteins:
- a CDS encoding alpha/beta fold hydrolase, producing the protein MSMSQPQGYLAVPSAGSGAPVLVLHAWWGLNDTVRAICDRLAGEGYVVFAPDLYHGKVAHTIPEAETLGGELDERVEQAREEIQRAVAFLTERAGAGTDAVSVIGFSLGAFYALDLSARMPEAVRKVVIFYGSGPADFANSQAAYLGHFAADDPYEPQSNIDWVADELEAAGRPFKFYSYPGTGHWFFEPDRTDAFNAEASALAWERTLAFLKG; encoded by the coding sequence CGCGCCGGTGCTGGTGCTCCATGCGTGGTGGGGATTGAACGACACGGTCAGAGCCATCTGCGACCGGCTCGCCGGCGAGGGTTACGTCGTGTTCGCGCCCGACCTGTATCACGGCAAGGTCGCGCACACGATTCCCGAGGCCGAAACACTCGGCGGCGAACTCGACGAACGCGTCGAGCAAGCGCGGGAGGAGATTCAGCGGGCGGTCGCGTTCCTAACTGAACGGGCCGGCGCAGGAACCGACGCAGTGAGCGTGATCGGCTTTTCGCTCGGCGCATTCTACGCGTTGGACCTCTCGGCACGGATGCCCGAGGCCGTGCGCAAGGTCGTGATCTTCTATGGCAGCGGCCCCGCCGATTTCGCCAATTCGCAGGCAGCCTACCTCGGCCATTTCGCAGCCGACGACCCGTACGAGCCGCAGTCCAACATCGATTGGGTCGCCGACGAACTCGAAGCCGCCGGCCGCCCGTTCAAGTTCTACAGCTATCCCGGCACCGGGCATTGGTTCTTCGAGCCTGACCGCACCGACGCCTTCAACGCCGAAGCGTCTGCGTTGGCATGGGAACGCACGCTGGCGTTCCTGAAGGGATAA
- a CDS encoding SDR family oxidoreductase: MTDSTTTERPYVLVTGATGYIGGRLVPVLLDAGVRVRVMARDPRRLEGRAWFDRVDIVAGDALKPDTLDAALDGIDVAYYLIHSMRGGDDFAERDMQAARSFSHAAQRQSVGRIIYLGGLGDSASELSEHLRSRQRTGDALRESSVPVTEFRAGVIVGSGSLSFEMIRYLTERVPVMVCPRWVYTRVQPISVRDTLEYLVSALRVPESAGQVVEIGGAEVITYRDMMLGYAKARGLRRWMIPVPVLTPRLSSYWVHWVTPVPADIARPLIEGLRNEVIVRDDAARTLFPDIQPASFEVAVHRALDKLQASQVETSWVDALVSSQPSATPAVLTTHEGMILEQRQQVVQAGPEAVFRAFASLGGANGWLYFNWAWRIRGIMDRMVGGVGLRRGRRHPTEVRIGDALDFWRVEAVEANRMTRLRAEMKVPGWAWLQFRSEPEDGGTRLTQTAYFAPKGLFGLIYWYGLYPIHSLIFSGLIRKLAERAERQPE, translated from the coding sequence ATGACCGACAGCACGACCACCGAGCGCCCGTACGTCCTCGTCACCGGCGCAACCGGCTACATCGGAGGGCGTCTGGTGCCGGTGCTGCTCGACGCCGGCGTGCGCGTGCGCGTCATGGCGCGTGATCCGCGGCGGCTCGAGGGGAGAGCGTGGTTTGATCGCGTCGATATCGTGGCGGGAGATGCGCTCAAGCCGGACACGCTCGACGCGGCACTCGACGGCATCGATGTCGCCTACTACCTCATCCACAGCATGCGCGGCGGGGACGACTTCGCCGAGCGCGACATGCAGGCCGCCCGCTCGTTCAGCCATGCCGCCCAGCGGCAGAGCGTCGGACGGATCATTTATCTGGGCGGCTTGGGCGACTCGGCCAGCGAGCTGTCGGAGCACTTGCGCTCGCGCCAGAGAACCGGCGACGCCCTGCGCGAATCGAGCGTACCGGTGACGGAATTCCGCGCCGGTGTCATCGTCGGATCGGGGAGCTTGTCGTTCGAGATGATCCGCTACCTGACCGAGCGCGTGCCGGTCATGGTCTGCCCGCGCTGGGTGTATACGCGCGTTCAGCCGATCAGCGTGCGCGACACGCTTGAGTATCTGGTGAGTGCTTTGCGCGTGCCGGAAAGCGCCGGACAGGTGGTCGAGATCGGCGGCGCCGAAGTGATCACTTATCGCGATATGATGCTCGGGTACGCCAAAGCACGCGGACTGCGCCGGTGGATGATTCCGGTCCCGGTGCTCACCCCGCGCCTGTCTTCCTACTGGGTCCACTGGGTCACGCCGGTGCCGGCGGACATCGCACGGCCCCTCATCGAAGGGCTGCGCAACGAGGTTATCGTCCGCGATGACGCCGCGCGAACGCTGTTCCCGGACATTCAACCGGCGTCGTTCGAGGTGGCCGTCCACCGCGCGCTGGATAAGCTGCAGGCCAGCCAGGTTGAGACCAGTTGGGTCGATGCGTTGGTCAGCAGCCAACCCTCGGCCACCCCGGCTGTGCTCACCACCCATGAAGGCATGATCCTCGAACAGCGCCAGCAGGTGGTGCAGGCCGGGCCGGAAGCGGTTTTTCGGGCGTTCGCCAGCCTCGGCGGTGCCAACGGGTGGCTGTACTTCAATTGGGCGTGGCGCATACGCGGCATCATGGACCGGATGGTCGGTGGCGTGGGACTCAGGCGTGGGCGGCGGCATCCGACCGAGGTGCGCATTGGCGATGCGCTCGATTTCTGGCGTGTCGAGGCGGTCGAAGCCAATCGCATGACGCGACTGCGCGCTGAGATGAAGGTGCCGGGCTGGGCGTGGCTGCAGTTCAGATCCGAGCCGGAAGACGGCGGCACACGCCTCACTCAAACCGCGTACTTTGCGCCGAAAGGGCTGTTCGGGTTGATCTACTGGTACGGCCTGTACCCGATTCACAGCCTGATCTTCTCCGGGTTGATCCGCAAATTGGCGGAGCGTGCGGAGCGCCAACCCGAGTAG
- a CDS encoding TetR family transcriptional regulator: MRRTKEEALQTRGALLRAAADIVVGQGAGSFTLEAVAQHAGVTKGGLLHHFPSKEALVDGLIDDVLERFASRLQVELANEAEGQPGHWMRAYIRMMLAVQDDDFYLIPTLAAIVVSQPATIERIRSAMLTSQQAAAHDGIDPTRATIIRLAVDGLLFTRAFHLDVVDDDIRRDVLDALIGMTRASGED; this comes from the coding sequence ATGCGAAGGACAAAAGAGGAGGCGTTGCAGACCCGCGGTGCCCTTTTGAGGGCGGCGGCAGATATCGTAGTCGGTCAGGGCGCAGGGTCCTTCACGCTGGAGGCGGTGGCTCAGCATGCAGGTGTGACGAAAGGCGGCCTGCTGCATCACTTCCCGTCGAAGGAAGCGCTGGTCGACGGTCTGATCGACGACGTGCTGGAGCGATTCGCGAGTCGCCTTCAGGTCGAGTTGGCCAACGAGGCAGAGGGTCAGCCCGGGCATTGGATGCGCGCCTACATTCGCATGATGCTCGCGGTGCAGGACGACGACTTCTACCTGATCCCGACTCTGGCCGCGATCGTGGTGTCTCAGCCCGCGACGATCGAGCGTATTCGAAGTGCCATGCTCACGAGCCAGCAAGCGGCAGCTCACGACGGAATCGACCCGACGCGCGCCACAATCATCCGGCTCGCCGTCGACGGCCTGCTGTTCACCCGTGCATTTCACCTCGACGTCGTCGACGACGATATCCGGCGCGACGTGCTGGACGCGCTGATCGGCATGACCCGCGCATCCGGCGAAGACTGA